From a region of the Streptomyces tirandamycinicus genome:
- a CDS encoding TerD family protein yields the protein MVDVSKGNAPGGPGVNLTKGQAISLEKKDGGTLTAVRMGLGWQAAPRRGLFGSRTREIDLDASAVLFADKQPVDVVFFRHLVSDDGSVRHTGDNLVGGAGQGGDDEAILVDLQRVPVHIDQIVFTVNSFTGQTFQEVQNAFCRIVDETNGQELARYTLDGGGQYTAQIMAKVQRAGSGWQMTALGNPASGRTFQDLMPAILPHL from the coding sequence GTGGTGGACGTATCCAAGGGCAATGCGCCCGGGGGTCCCGGCGTCAATCTGACCAAGGGACAGGCCATCAGCCTGGAGAAGAAGGACGGCGGCACCCTCACCGCGGTGCGGATGGGGCTGGGCTGGCAGGCGGCGCCCCGGCGGGGACTGTTCGGGTCGCGCACCCGGGAGATCGACCTGGACGCCTCGGCGGTGCTCTTCGCCGACAAGCAGCCGGTGGACGTGGTGTTCTTCCGGCACCTGGTGAGCGACGACGGCTCGGTCCGCCACACCGGCGACAATCTGGTCGGCGGCGCCGGCCAGGGCGGCGACGACGAGGCCATCCTCGTCGACCTGCAGCGGGTGCCGGTGCACATCGACCAGATCGTGTTCACGGTCAACTCCTTCACGGGCCAGACCTTCCAGGAGGTGCAGAACGCGTTCTGCCGGATCGTCGACGAGACCAACGGCCAGGAACTCGCCCGCTACACGCTGGACGGCGGCGGCCAGTACACCGCCCAGATCATGGCCAAGGTGCAACGCGCCGGCTCCGGCTGGCAGATGACCGCCCTGGGCAACCCGGCCAGCGGCCGGACCTTCCAGGACCTGATGCCGGCGATCCTGCCGCACCTGTAG
- a CDS encoding MBL fold metallo-hydrolase: MTYSGAVKVGGPADVHELAALMISKVAVGPMDNNAYLLRCRATDEQLLIDAADEPETLLRLIGDDGITSVVTTHRHGDHWGALADVVGATGARTYAGRHDAAGIPVPTDVLVDDGDTIRVGHVELTARHLVGHTPGSIALVYDDPHGHPHVFTGDCLFPGGVGNTWKDPQAFASLIRDVETKLFDVLPDETWVYPGHGDDTTLGAERPHLPEWHARGW; the protein is encoded by the coding sequence ATGACTTACAGCGGAGCGGTGAAGGTCGGCGGCCCTGCGGACGTCCACGAACTGGCGGCCCTGATGATCTCCAAGGTCGCCGTCGGCCCCATGGACAACAACGCCTACCTGCTGCGCTGCCGCGCCACCGACGAACAACTGCTGATCGACGCGGCCGACGAGCCCGAGACCCTGCTCCGGCTGATCGGCGACGACGGGATCACGTCCGTCGTCACCACCCACCGGCACGGCGACCACTGGGGCGCGCTGGCGGACGTGGTGGGCGCGACCGGCGCGCGCACCTACGCGGGACGCCACGACGCCGCCGGCATCCCGGTGCCGACCGATGTGCTCGTCGACGACGGCGACACCATCCGGGTGGGCCATGTCGAGCTCACCGCCCGCCATCTGGTCGGCCACACACCCGGATCGATCGCGCTCGTCTACGACGACCCGCACGGCCACCCGCACGTTTTTACGGGAGACTGCCTCTTCCCGGGCGGCGTGGGCAACACCTGGAAGGACCCGCAGGCCTTCGCCTCGCTGATCCGCGACGTGGAGACGAAGCTCTTCGACGTGCTGCCGGACGAGACCTGGGTCTACCCCGGCCACGGCGACGACACCACGCTCGGCGCCGAGCGGCCCCATCTTCCCGAGTGGCACGCGCGCGGCTGGTGA
- a CDS encoding maleylpyruvate isomerase family mycothiol-dependent enzyme, with product MIDPVDDLASVREATERLLGAAAALDNAAAAGPSRLPGWSRGHVLAHLARNADALVNVLEGRPMYPSADAREADIERDAPRPLAAQLDDVRASGERFQAAAAADADWSRTVELRNGVKDAAARVPFRRLIEVELHHVDLGIGYELEDLPAGFTERETGFLAERFDGHRDVPATTVVAGGGRTWTTGGGAAGGPVTVRGTAADLLGWLAGRRDGAALEVTGGPLPVLPPL from the coding sequence ATGATCGATCCCGTGGACGACCTGGCCTCCGTACGTGAAGCGACCGAGCGGCTGCTGGGGGCGGCCGCCGCCCTGGACAACGCGGCGGCCGCCGGGCCGTCACGGCTCCCCGGCTGGAGCCGCGGGCACGTCCTGGCCCATCTCGCCCGCAACGCCGACGCCCTCGTCAACGTCCTCGAGGGCCGCCCCATGTACCCGAGCGCCGACGCCCGCGAGGCGGACATCGAGCGCGACGCGCCCCGGCCGCTCGCCGCCCAGCTCGACGACGTGCGCGCATCGGGTGAGCGCTTCCAGGCCGCGGCCGCGGCGGACGCGGACTGGTCCCGGACCGTGGAGCTCCGCAACGGCGTGAAGGACGCCGCGGCCCGTGTCCCGTTCCGGCGGCTGATCGAGGTCGAACTGCACCACGTGGACCTCGGCATCGGCTACGAGCTGGAGGACCTCCCGGCCGGCTTCACCGAGCGCGAGACCGGGTTCCTCGCGGAGCGGTTCGACGGGCACCGGGACGTACCGGCCACCACCGTCGTCGCCGGGGGCGGACGGACCTGGACCACGGGAGGCGGGGCTGCGGGCGGTCCGGTGACGGTCCGGGGAACCGCCGCGGACCTGCTCGGCTGGCTCGCCGGCCGGCGCGACGGAGCGGCACTCGAGGTCACCGGCGGCCCCCTGCCGGTGCTGCCGCCGCTGTAG
- a CDS encoding TerC family protein — protein sequence MDVSLTMWLVTILGLLALIAVDFFIGRKPHDVSIKEAGIWTIVWIVLAAIFGLALLLAGESQASGEFFAGYITEKSLSVDNLFVFVLIMAKFAVPSQLQQRVLMFGVLIALVLRAVFIAAGAAIIANFSWVFYIFGAFLIYTAWKLIQEARSDEDEDDFEENRLLKSIERKFGVADRYHGTKLFIRVNGKRVLTPLMVVMLAIGTTDVLFALDSIPAIFGLTQDPYIVFTANAFALMGLRQLYFLIGGLLTKLVHLSYGLSVILGFIGIKLVLHALHESGVHVPEISTPFSLAFICGVLIVTTITSLLASRKQEKKAGQDKPEAEPTADTEKDSIEA from the coding sequence ATGGACGTTTCGTTGACCATGTGGCTGGTGACCATTCTCGGTCTCCTCGCCCTGATCGCGGTCGACTTCTTCATCGGGCGCAAGCCCCATGACGTGTCGATCAAGGAGGCGGGAATCTGGACGATCGTCTGGATCGTCCTCGCCGCGATCTTCGGCCTCGCACTGCTGCTGGCGGGCGAGAGCCAGGCGTCGGGCGAGTTCTTCGCGGGCTACATCACCGAGAAGTCCCTCAGCGTCGACAACCTCTTCGTCTTCGTGCTGATCATGGCGAAGTTCGCGGTGCCGTCGCAGCTCCAGCAACGGGTGCTGATGTTCGGCGTGCTCATCGCGCTGGTGCTGCGGGCCGTCTTCATCGCCGCGGGCGCCGCGATCATCGCCAACTTCTCCTGGGTCTTCTACATCTTCGGCGCGTTCCTGATCTACACCGCCTGGAAGCTCATCCAGGAGGCGCGCTCCGACGAGGACGAGGACGACTTCGAGGAGAACCGGCTCCTCAAGTCCATCGAGCGCAAGTTCGGCGTCGCCGACAGGTACCACGGCACCAAGCTCTTCATCCGCGTCAACGGCAAGCGGGTTCTGACGCCGCTGATGGTCGTCATGCTCGCCATCGGCACCACCGACGTGCTGTTCGCGCTGGACTCGATCCCCGCGATCTTCGGTCTCACCCAGGACCCGTACATCGTGTTCACCGCGAACGCCTTCGCGCTGATGGGTCTGCGGCAGCTGTACTTCCTGATCGGCGGACTGCTCACCAAGCTGGTCCACCTCAGCTACGGCCTGTCGGTGATCCTCGGCTTCATCGGCATCAAGCTGGTGCTGCACGCACTGCACGAGTCCGGGGTCCACGTCCCCGAGATCTCCACCCCGTTCTCGCTGGCGTTCATCTGCGGTGTCCTCATCGTCACCACGATCACCAGCCTGCTCGCCTCCAGGAAGCAGGAGAAGAAGGCCGGGCAGGACAAGCCGGAGGCGGAGCCCACCGCCGACACCGAGAAGGACAGCATCGAGGCCTGA
- a CDS encoding Rieske (2Fe-2S) protein — protein MSGRPAARRTVLKGAALAGAAGLGAAACSTESKVGHARVPTPTGPVDLGTAAEVPVGGARLYREQRLVVHCPAEGRYRAFSAQCTHAGCVLDKVEGTEGNCPCHGSRFDVTTGTALQGPATVPLPEVPVRVRDGKLVAGPEA, from the coding sequence ATGTCCGGCCGCCCCGCCGCCCGCCGTACCGTGCTGAAAGGCGCCGCCCTCGCCGGAGCGGCCGGGCTGGGGGCCGCCGCCTGCTCCACCGAGTCCAAGGTGGGTCACGCCCGGGTTCCGACGCCGACCGGGCCGGTCGACCTCGGCACCGCCGCGGAGGTCCCCGTGGGCGGCGCCCGGCTCTACCGCGAGCAGCGGCTCGTCGTCCACTGCCCGGCCGAGGGCCGGTACCGGGCGTTCAGCGCCCAGTGCACCCACGCCGGGTGCGTCCTCGACAAGGTGGAGGGCACGGAGGGCAACTGCCCCTGCCACGGCAGCCGGTTCGACGTCACCACCGGCACGGCACTCCAGGGCCCGGCGACCGTGCCGCTTCCGGAGGTCCCGGTGCGGGTGCGGGACGGGAAGCTGGTGGCGGGCCCGGAGGCCTGA
- the uvrA gene encoding excinuclease ABC subunit UvrA encodes MADRLIVRGAREHNLKNVSLDLPRDSLIVFTGLSGSGKSSLAFDTIFAEGQRRYVESLSSYARQFLGQMDKPDVDFIEGLSPAVSIDQKSTSRNPRSTVGTITEVYDYLRLLFARIGKPHCPECGRPITRQSPQAIVDKVLELPEGSRFQVLSPLVRERKGEFVDLFADLQSKGYARARVDGRTIQLTEPPKLKKQEKHTIEVVIDRLTVKESAKRRLTDSVETALGLSGGMVVLDFVDLPEDDPERERMYSEHLYCPYDDLSFEELEPRSFSFNSPFGACPDCTGIGTRMEVDPDLIVPDEDRSLDDGAIHPWSHGHTKEYFGRLIGGLSDALGFRTDIPWAGLPQRARKALLYGHKTQVEVRYRNRYGRERAYTTPAFEGAVSFVKRRHSEAESDSSRERFEGYMREVPCPTCDGTRLKPIVLAVTVMDRSIAEVSAMSISECADFLGRLTLNDRDKKIAERVLKEVNERLRFLVDVGLDYLSLNRAAGTLSGGEAQRIRLATQIGSGLVGVLYVLDEPSIGLHQRDNHRLIETLVRLRDMGNTLIVVEHDEDTIKVADWVVDIGPGAGEHGGKVVHSGPLKQLLANKDSMTGLYLSGKKSIATPGIRRPVDPARQLTVHGARENNLRDIDVSFPLGVLTAVTGVSGSGKSTLVNDILYTHLARELNGAKSVPGRHTRVDGDDLVDKVVHVDQSPIGRTPRSNPATYTGVFDHVRRLFAETMEAKVRGYLPGRFSFNVKGGRCENCSGDGTIKIEMNFLPDVYVPCEVCHGARYNRETLEVHYKGKSIAEVLDMPIEEALHFFEAVPTISRHLKTLNEVGLGYVRLGQPAPTLSGGEAQRVKLASELQKRSTGRTVYVLDEPTTGLHFEDISKLINVLSGLVDKGNTVIVIEHNLDVIKTADWVVDMGPEGGSGGGLVIAEGTPEQVAGVPASHTGKFLRDILGPERVSDSVPPQSRKAAAKKAASRKPVVSANSTSVKKTVTADATPVRKKAAASRSRTRKA; translated from the coding sequence GTGGCCGACCGTCTCATCGTCCGTGGCGCTCGCGAGCACAACCTGAAGAACGTCTCGCTCGACCTCCCGCGTGACTCACTCATCGTCTTCACCGGGCTCTCGGGGTCGGGCAAGTCGTCGCTCGCGTTCGACACGATCTTCGCGGAGGGGCAGCGCCGCTACGTCGAGTCGCTGTCCTCCTACGCCCGGCAGTTCCTGGGCCAGATGGACAAGCCGGACGTGGACTTCATCGAGGGCCTCTCCCCGGCCGTCTCGATCGACCAGAAGTCCACGTCCCGCAACCCACGGTCCACGGTGGGCACGATCACCGAGGTCTACGACTACCTCCGGCTGCTGTTCGCCCGGATCGGCAAGCCGCACTGCCCCGAGTGCGGCCGCCCCATCACCCGCCAGTCCCCGCAGGCCATCGTCGACAAGGTGCTGGAGCTGCCCGAGGGGAGCCGCTTCCAGGTGCTGTCGCCGCTGGTCCGGGAGCGCAAGGGCGAGTTCGTCGACCTCTTCGCCGACCTCCAGTCCAAGGGGTACGCGCGGGCCCGGGTCGACGGGCGCACGATCCAGCTCACCGAGCCGCCGAAGCTCAAGAAGCAGGAGAAGCACACCATCGAGGTGGTCATCGACCGCCTGACCGTCAAGGAGAGCGCCAAGCGCCGGCTCACCGACTCCGTGGAGACCGCGCTGGGCCTGTCCGGCGGCATGGTGGTGCTGGACTTCGTCGACCTCCCCGAGGACGACCCCGAGCGCGAGCGGATGTACTCGGAGCATCTGTACTGCCCCTACGACGACCTCTCCTTCGAGGAGCTCGAACCCCGTTCGTTCTCCTTCAACTCGCCCTTCGGCGCCTGCCCCGACTGCACCGGCATCGGCACCCGGATGGAGGTCGACCCCGACCTGATCGTCCCGGACGAGGACCGCTCCCTCGACGACGGCGCCATCCACCCCTGGTCGCACGGCCACACCAAGGAGTACTTCGGCCGGCTGATCGGCGGGCTGTCCGACGCGCTCGGCTTCCGCACGGACATCCCGTGGGCCGGGCTGCCGCAGCGTGCCAGGAAGGCCCTGCTGTACGGCCACAAGACCCAGGTCGAGGTCCGCTACCGGAACCGCTACGGGCGGGAGCGCGCCTACACCACCCCGGCGTTCGAGGGCGCGGTGTCCTTCGTGAAGCGGCGCCACAGCGAGGCGGAGAGCGACTCCAGCCGCGAGCGCTTCGAGGGCTACATGCGGGAGGTGCCCTGCCCCACCTGCGACGGCACCCGGCTGAAGCCGATCGTCCTGGCGGTGACGGTCATGGACCGGTCCATCGCCGAGGTCTCGGCCATGTCGATCAGCGAGTGCGCCGACTTCCTGGGCCGGCTGACGCTGAACGACCGCGACAAGAAGATCGCCGAGCGGGTGCTCAAGGAGGTCAACGAGCGGCTGCGGTTCCTGGTCGACGTCGGCCTGGACTACCTCTCCCTCAACCGGGCCGCGGGCACCCTGTCCGGCGGCGAGGCGCAGCGCATCCGGCTGGCCACCCAGATCGGCTCGGGGCTCGTCGGCGTGCTGTACGTGCTGGACGAGCCGTCCATCGGCCTGCACCAGCGCGACAACCACCGGCTGATCGAAACCCTGGTGCGGCTCAGGGACATGGGCAACACCCTGATCGTCGTCGAGCACGACGAGGACACGATCAAGGTCGCCGACTGGGTCGTGGACATCGGCCCGGGCGCCGGTGAGCACGGCGGCAAGGTCGTCCACTCCGGACCGCTGAAGCAGCTGCTGGCCAACAAGGACTCGATGACCGGGCTCTACCTGTCCGGGAAGAAGTCCATCGCGACGCCGGGCATCCGGCGCCCGGTGGACCCCGCGCGGCAGCTCACGGTGCACGGAGCCCGGGAGAACAACCTCCGGGACATCGACGTGTCGTTCCCGCTCGGTGTGCTCACGGCCGTCACCGGCGTCTCCGGCTCGGGCAAGTCGACGCTGGTCAACGACATCCTGTACACCCACCTGGCCCGCGAGCTCAACGGCGCCAAGTCGGTGCCCGGCCGGCACACGCGGGTGGACGGCGACGACCTCGTCGACAAGGTCGTCCACGTCGACCAGTCGCCCATCGGCCGTACCCCGCGGTCCAACCCGGCGACGTACACCGGTGTCTTCGACCACGTCCGCAGACTCTTCGCGGAGACGATGGAGGCGAAGGTGCGCGGCTATCTGCCGGGCCGCTTCTCCTTCAACGTCAAGGGCGGACGCTGCGAGAACTGCTCCGGCGACGGCACCATCAAGATCGAGATGAACTTCCTGCCGGACGTGTACGTCCCGTGCGAGGTCTGCCACGGTGCGCGCTACAACCGGGAGACCCTGGAGGTCCACTACAAGGGCAAGTCCATCGCCGAGGTGCTGGACATGCCGATCGAGGAGGCGCTGCACTTCTTCGAGGCCGTGCCGACGATCTCCCGCCACCTCAAGACGCTGAACGAGGTGGGCCTCGGGTACGTCAGGCTGGGCCAGCCCGCGCCCACCCTCTCCGGCGGTGAGGCGCAGCGGGTGAAGCTGGCGAGCGAGCTGCAGAAGCGGTCGACCGGCCGCACCGTCTACGTTCTGGACGAGCCGACGACCGGTCTGCACTTCGAGGACATCTCGAAGCTGATCAACGTGCTGTCCGGGCTGGTCGACAAGGGCAACACCGTGATCGTGATCGAGCACAACCTCGATGTGATCAAGACCGCCGACTGGGTCGTCGACATGGGGCCCGAGGGCGGCAGCGGCGGTGGCCTGGTCATCGCGGAGGGCACGCCCGAGCAGGTCGCCGGGGTGCCGGCGAGCCACACCGGCAAGTTCCTGCGGGACATCCTGGGCCCGGAGCGCGTCAGCGACTCGGTGCCGCCCCAGTCGCGCAAGGCGGCGGCGAAGAAGGCCGCGTCCAGGAAGCCGGTGGTCTCCGCCAACTCCACCTCGGTGAAGAAGACGGTGACGGCCGACGCGACCCCGGTCAGGAAGAAGGCGGCCGCGTCGCGCAGCCGCACCCGCAAGGCCTGA
- a CDS encoding MFS transporter yields the protein MPRLAAASLAGTAVEFYDFFVYGTAAALVLGPLFFPEFSPLAGTLAAFGTFAVGFVSRPLGSVLFGHIGDRHGRRPVLFASLLLTGLATVGVGCVPSYATIGVAAPVLLLVLRFLQGLGLGGEWGGAVLLTAEHAPPGRRALWASFPQIGPSVGFLLANGVMLALSAGLTDAQFRDWGWRVPFWAAGLLAAGGLLLRGSLAETPQFERITERARLPLAEVLRGHWRLVLLTAGALSVGYAVFYAVSTWSLAYGTERLGVSRTVMLVCVMAAVAVKGAVTPFAAMLGDRYGRKPLCLAGCAASALWMFPMVELLHTAEPLLMFTGFAGALLAFITMFAVVAAYLPELYEPRVRCTGAAVGYNLAGVLGGALTPLVATVVAGGGGPPWGVAAYLSGIAVLSLGCFALLPETAPARERARRPSGDAAAV from the coding sequence ATGCCCCGGCTCGCGGCCGCCTCGCTCGCCGGGACCGCCGTGGAGTTCTACGACTTCTTCGTCTACGGCACGGCCGCGGCGCTGGTGCTCGGGCCGCTGTTCTTCCCCGAGTTCTCCCCGCTCGCGGGGACGCTCGCCGCCTTCGGAACATTCGCCGTCGGCTTCGTCTCCCGCCCGCTGGGCTCGGTGCTCTTCGGGCACATCGGCGACCGCCACGGGCGGCGCCCCGTCCTCTTCGCCTCACTGCTGCTGACGGGGCTGGCCACGGTCGGCGTGGGGTGCGTCCCGTCGTACGCGACGATCGGGGTGGCCGCGCCGGTGCTGCTGCTGGTGCTGCGCTTCCTCCAGGGGCTCGGCCTCGGCGGCGAGTGGGGCGGGGCGGTGCTGCTGACGGCCGAGCACGCGCCGCCCGGGCGGCGCGCGTTGTGGGCGAGCTTTCCGCAGATCGGCCCGTCGGTGGGTTTCCTGCTGGCCAACGGGGTGATGCTGGCGCTGTCCGCGGGGCTGACCGATGCCCAGTTCCGGGACTGGGGCTGGCGGGTCCCGTTCTGGGCGGCGGGGCTGCTGGCGGCCGGCGGGCTGCTGCTGCGCGGCTCACTGGCCGAGACCCCGCAGTTCGAGCGGATCACCGAGCGGGCCCGGCTGCCGCTGGCCGAGGTGCTGCGCGGGCACTGGCGGCTGGTGCTGCTCACCGCCGGCGCGCTGTCGGTCGGCTACGCGGTCTTCTACGCCGTCTCCACCTGGTCGCTGGCGTACGGCACCGAGCGGCTCGGGGTGAGCCGCACGGTGATGCTCGTCTGCGTGATGGCTGCGGTCGCCGTCAAGGGGGCCGTCACACCGTTCGCGGCGATGCTCGGGGACCGCTACGGGCGCAAACCGCTCTGTCTCGCCGGATGCGCGGCGAGCGCGCTGTGGATGTTCCCGATGGTGGAACTGCTGCACACCGCCGAACCGCTGCTGATGTTCACCGGGTTCGCGGGCGCCCTGCTGGCGTTCATCACGATGTTCGCGGTGGTGGCGGCGTATCTGCCGGAGCTGTACGAGCCCAGGGTGCGGTGCACCGGGGCGGCGGTCGGCTACAACCTGGCGGGAGTGCTCGGCGGCGCGCTCACCCCGCTCGTCGCCACGGTCGTGGCGGGCGGCGGCGGACCTCCGTGGGGTGTGGCCGCGTATCTGAGCGGGATCGCCGTGCTGAGCCTCGGCTGCTTCGCGCTGCTGCCGGAAACGGCACCGGCACGTGAGCGGGCGCGCCGCCCCTCCGGGGACGCGGCGGCCGTGTGA
- a CDS encoding carbohydrate kinase family protein, with protein MIVVAGESLIDLVPLRTAAADAPLPPLLPRPGGGPYNTAVALGRLGSPVAFCSRVSADRFGEALLEGLRTAGVRTSLVQRGPEPTSLAVAEVGADGSAGYRFHVTGTADRLFALPAELPDGVRALALGTCSLVLEPGASAYEALLRREARRGVFTLLDPNIRPGLIPDAGAHRARFRGWLPSVSLLKLSEEDAAWLGGSPGRWLAEGPAAVVMTHGDRGLTVRTRAGVEVAVPAVDVTVADTIGAGDTVNAALLHDLDRRGALTHRGLLALDADGWTEVLGFAARAAAVTCSRAGAEPPYASELG; from the coding sequence GTGATCGTCGTCGCCGGTGAGTCCCTGATCGACCTGGTCCCGCTGCGGACGGCCGCCGCGGACGCACCGCTGCCGCCGCTGCTGCCCCGGCCCGGCGGCGGCCCGTACAACACGGCGGTGGCCCTGGGCCGCCTGGGTTCACCCGTGGCCTTCTGCTCCCGTGTCTCGGCGGACCGCTTCGGTGAGGCGCTGCTGGAGGGACTGCGTACCGCGGGGGTACGGACGTCGCTGGTGCAGCGGGGCCCGGAGCCGACGAGCCTCGCGGTCGCCGAGGTCGGCGCGGACGGCTCCGCCGGCTACCGCTTCCATGTGACCGGTACCGCCGACCGGCTGTTCGCGTTGCCCGCGGAACTGCCGGACGGGGTACGGGCGCTGGCCCTCGGCACCTGCTCGCTGGTGCTGGAACCGGGTGCGAGCGCCTATGAGGCCCTGCTGCGGCGCGAGGCGCGGCGCGGGGTGTTCACGCTGCTCGACCCCAACATCCGGCCGGGGCTGATCCCGGACGCCGGTGCCCACCGGGCACGGTTCCGGGGATGGCTGCCCTCGGTGTCGCTGCTGAAGCTCTCGGAGGAGGACGCCGCGTGGCTCGGCGGCTCCCCGGGCCGGTGGCTTGCCGAAGGGCCCGCCGCGGTGGTCATGACGCACGGCGACCGCGGTCTCACGGTGCGCACCCGGGCGGGTGTGGAGGTGGCCGTCCCCGCGGTGGACGTGACGGTGGCCGACACGATCGGTGCGGGCGACACCGTGAACGCGGCACTGCTGCACGACCTGGACCGGCGTGGCGCCCTCACCCACCGCGGTCTGCTCGCCCTGGACGCCGACGGCTGGACCGAGGTGCTGGGGTTCGCCGCCCGTGCCGCGGCCGTCACCTGCTCCCGTGCGGGCGCGGAGCCTCCGTACGCCTCCGAACTGGGCTGA
- a CDS encoding TerD family protein: protein MTAELVRGQNHPLPHTRLDIGVSAGRPVVAAVTLSDEDGRVPGTEWVAHPAQPALPGVEVSRQATADHLLAVDLNAVPASVHRVTVLLALPMGPGCPVRFGAVAAPFVSVGAPDGPETASYTVTGLDSESAVVAMEFYRRQGGWKVRAVGQGYAGGLAACLADQGLDRAGELAAVVHEAVAPGLSRTVGTPPPRTAEVRRNAAAAATTGDPGPCADHGPALGTTSDTGPRPVDPANPQPPAGTHGGPVDYTHPRRQSAAPPPPPAVPPAAPGRPPVPVAGDATGWSMEERLYNQVWGMFEDLARTTAAYRSAVDFADSRLDQELDRALSDPHSRIAGTAGGAREAARARHGELTGRAREVLDRDLDQLTAESEVVEPALPPAFARWDSPVWQSYRVPTEMPMALRLGDLHLPERPGLRIPMLVRLPLERGLWVDSGRSAPESAVVPDGTRLRALAMDTAVAHATRLLAVHPAGEFTVRVIDPAGAAARSLTPLVRSGVLDEPPAAGAGGVSAVLAKLTQRVDLVQMAVRGGAADALPPDLDTARQLLVVNDFPHGFDDRAVTQLRYLADEGPAVGVHLLMVADREDASAYGPVLDPLWRSLLRITPVPDDHLADPWVQHLWTYEPPAVPEGRDVLGPVLARVAEARRTWRR, encoded by the coding sequence ATGACGGCCGAGCTGGTCAGGGGGCAGAACCATCCCTTGCCCCACACCCGACTCGACATCGGGGTGTCGGCCGGCAGACCGGTCGTGGCCGCCGTCACATTGAGCGACGAAGACGGGCGGGTGCCGGGCACCGAGTGGGTCGCCCACCCGGCCCAGCCGGCCCTGCCCGGCGTCGAGGTCTCCCGCCAGGCCACCGCCGACCATCTGCTGGCCGTCGACCTGAACGCCGTGCCCGCCTCGGTGCACCGCGTGACGGTGCTGCTGGCGCTGCCGATGGGGCCCGGCTGCCCCGTCCGCTTCGGGGCCGTCGCCGCGCCCTTCGTCTCCGTAGGCGCCCCGGACGGCCCCGAGACCGCCAGCTACACCGTCACCGGCCTGGACTCCGAATCCGCCGTCGTGGCCATGGAGTTCTACCGCCGCCAGGGGGGCTGGAAGGTCCGCGCGGTCGGCCAGGGGTATGCGGGCGGCCTCGCCGCCTGCCTCGCCGACCAGGGACTCGACCGCGCCGGTGAACTCGCCGCCGTCGTCCACGAGGCCGTCGCGCCCGGCCTGTCCCGCACGGTCGGCACACCCCCGCCCCGCACCGCCGAGGTGCGGCGCAACGCCGCCGCGGCCGCCACCACGGGGGACCCGGGCCCCTGCGCCGACCACGGTCCGGCTCTCGGCACCACCTCGGACACGGGCCCGCGGCCCGTGGACCCCGCGAACCCGCAGCCCCCGGCCGGGACGCACGGCGGACCCGTCGACTACACCCACCCGCGCAGGCAGTCCGCCGCCCCGCCGCCGCCCCCGGCCGTGCCGCCCGCCGCGCCCGGCAGACCGCCGGTGCCCGTCGCGGGCGACGCCACCGGCTGGTCCATGGAGGAGCGGCTGTACAACCAGGTGTGGGGCATGTTCGAGGATCTCGCCCGGACGACGGCCGCGTACCGCAGCGCGGTGGACTTCGCCGACTCACGGCTCGACCAGGAGCTCGACCGCGCCCTCTCCGACCCGCACAGCCGCATCGCCGGCACCGCGGGCGGCGCCCGTGAGGCGGCCCGTGCCCGGCACGGCGAGCTGACGGGACGCGCCCGCGAGGTCCTCGACCGCGACCTCGACCAGCTGACCGCCGAGTCCGAGGTCGTCGAGCCCGCCCTGCCGCCGGCGTTCGCGCGCTGGGACAGCCCGGTCTGGCAGAGCTACCGCGTCCCGACGGAGATGCCCATGGCCCTCCGCCTCGGCGATCTCCACCTTCCCGAGCGACCCGGCCTCCGGATCCCCATGCTGGTCCGGCTGCCACTGGAGCGCGGCCTGTGGGTGGACAGCGGCCGGAGTGCGCCGGAGTCCGCCGTGGTCCCGGACGGTACGCGGCTGCGCGCGCTCGCCATGGACACCGCGGTCGCCCACGCGACCCGGCTGCTCGCGGTCCATCCGGCCGGGGAGTTCACCGTGCGGGTGATCGACCCCGCGGGCGCGGCGGCACGCTCGCTGACCCCGCTGGTGCGGTCGGGTGTGCTGGACGAGCCGCCCGCGGCGGGGGCCGGGGGCGTGTCCGCGGTGCTGGCGAAGCTCACACAGCGCGTGGACCTGGTGCAGATGGCCGTTCGCGGGGGCGCCGCCGACGCACTGCCGCCGGACCTCGACACCGCCCGGCAGCTGCTGGTCGTCAACGACTTCCCGCACGGCTTCGACGACCGGGCCGTGACACAGCTTCGCTACCTCGCCGACGAGGGCCCCGCGGTCGGCGTCCACCTGCTGATGGTCGCCGACCGGGAGGACGCCTCCGCCTACGGGCCGGTGCTCGATCCGCTGTGGCGCTCGCTGCTGCGGATCACCCCGGTTCCGGACGACCATCTGGCCGACCCGTGGGTCCAGCACCTGTGGACGTACGAGCCGCCCGCGGTCCCGGAAGGCCGCGATGTGCTCGGGCCGGTGCTGGCGAGGGTCGCGGAGGCACGGCGGACCTGGCGTCGCTGA